The DNA window GACACGTGGTCGAGGTGCGTGTTCACGACCCGCAGTTCCGCACCCGTTGACGTCTCGACGAGACGAACCCAGTTCGCCAGACGGACGCAGGAGCTCTCCCACGACGAAGACCCAGCCACGTGGGGCGTTGCCGAAAGCCAGTATCCGCCCGACGAGATGAGCCAGAACGCGTCGCGGCGGTAGTAGATGGCGTTCTGCGGATTCATTCCGTTCGTCGTATCGACCATGCCGTACCACGCGTATTCCGGCAGGAACGCGATCATGTCGCGGTGCTGCTCAATCGACATCTCCTGGGTGCAGACGATGTCAGGTCGTCTCGACCGGATCACTCGCGCGCACAGCGATTTGCGGTAGTTCCAGTGGTTGTCGCCATCGCGTCCGCCGTAGTACCGGACGTTGCAGCAAAGTATCCGCATGGTTCCTCGCTCGATGTTGCTCTCCG is part of the Candidatus Poribacteria bacterium genome and encodes:
- a CDS encoding endonuclease/exonuclease/phosphatase family protein, yielding MREWRVGTHLAESNIERGTMRILCCNVRYYGGRDGDNHWNYRKSLCARVIRSRRPDIVCTQEMSIEQHRDMIAFLPEYAWYGMVDTTNGMNPQNAIYYRRDAFWLISSGGYWLSATPHVAGSSSWESSCVRLANWVRLVETSTGAELRVVNTHLDHVSQPAREGQAALINADATAYPAERAQVLTGDMNCDGTNAALKSFIDAGWVDTYASVHGPGEPGFTFHGFEGTAHRTTLGKIDWVFVRGSVRVLDAEIVRDSEGGRYPSDHYFVGATIEIEG